The following coding sequences lie in one Apium graveolens cultivar Ventura chromosome 3, ASM990537v1, whole genome shotgun sequence genomic window:
- the LOC141713621 gene encoding uncharacterized protein LOC141713621 translates to MVEAAKRIDGGVRRIPVTSSNSGRTCPAPLSSSMVTEKVFDRGKGSENSHESKDYANEDHHHLFEQADSSMNAGTMIAGLQSEEYFRSEMGVGLVGLMVLGDSTYDVGDTANGVVCSVVQDRKSMDDFHPIEMLDFVNQLALSSVNVEHENFAKNKATALAYRKAVYEEFDETYAQAFVHELDRPHEHQEVNQPPKLATQPPLSGPMVIGDVFRQGKSSGKLHGSKDHANKNHYLFEQEAGEASSMNSGNMTAGLQSEDCFRSEVEVGHVGSMTALGDFGNFGEGAVSSVVQIMKSRDDFQPIEVLDFVNQLALSSVNVEQENFIKKKGTALSYRKALYEEFDETYAQAVGHDPERPRKQQHRNQPPKPATPAPLSGHLVIGKVLHQGRGCAKAQKSKDREKKDHCSVKQRGEPYKLKSSAGVHGGEAEGSLEIPSSKHALQKIRKSMDDFHPMEMLDFVNQVALSSVNVEHKDFAKEKATALAYRKAVYEEFDETYVQAFVREPDRPHEQQEVNQQAPLSGQIKGSEKSHESKNHANEDRYLFEQGSGEASSINAVNMTAGLQSKECFRSKVEVGHVGSTTVLGDSRYDVGDSTNGVVQIRKSIDGFHPMEMLDFVNQLALSSVNVEHEDFAKKKAAALAYRKAVYEEFDETYAQAFVREPDRRHEQQEVNQPPKLATQAPLSGHMVIGKVLRQGKGYAKAEKFKDHAKKDHCLFKQRGEPNDFKTSAGVHGGEVEGSFETPTSGHALLKN, encoded by the exons ATGGTGGAAGCAGCAAAGCGAATTGACGGCGGAGTTCGAAGAATTCCGGTTACTTCCTCGAATTCCGGCAGAACCTGTCCAG CACCATTAAGTAGTTCTATGGTAACTGAAAAAGTTTTTGATAGAGGAAAAGGCTCTGAAAATTCACATGAATCCAAGGATTATGCAAATGAGGATCATCATCATCTCTTTGAACAAGCAGATAGTAGCATGAATGCTGGTACTATGATCGCTGGGTTGCAAAGTGAAGAGTACTTTAGATCTGAAATGGGAGTGGGTCTTGTAGGTTTGATGGTTTTGGGAGACTCCACATATGATGTTGGGGATACTGCGAATGGGGTTGTGTGCTCTGTGGTTCAGGATAGGAAATCAATGGATGACTTTCACCCAATAGAgatgctagattttgtcaaccAACTGGCTCTGTCATCTGTGAATGTTGAACACGAGAATTTTGCAAAGAATAAAGCAACTGCTCTTGCATATAGGAAGGCAGTCTATGAGGAATTCGATGAGACATATGCGCAGGCATTTGTTCATGAGCTAGACAGACCTCATGAGCACCAAGAAGTGAACCAGCCACCTAAACTTGCAACCCAGC CACCATTGAGTGGCCCAATGGTAATTGGAGATGTTTTTCGCCAAGGGAAAAGCTCTGGAAAATTACATGGATCCAAGGACCATGCAAATAAGAATCATTATCTCTTTGAACAAGAGGCTGGTGAAGCAAGTAGCATGAATTCTGGTAATATGACCGCTGGGTTGCAAAGTGAAGATTGCTTTAGATCTGAAGTGGAAGTGGGTCATGTAGGTTCGATGACAGCTTTGGGGGACTTTGGAAATTTCGGGGAAGGGGCTGTCAGCTCTGTGGTTCAGATTATGAAATCGAGGGATGACTTTCAGCCTATTGAGGTGCTAGATTTTGTCAACCAACTGGCTTTGTCATCTGTGAACGTTGAGCAGGAGAATTTTATAAAGAAAAAGGGTACTGCTCTTTCGTATAGGAAGGCACTGTATGAGGAATTCGATGAGACCTATGCGCAGGCAGTTGGTCATGACCCGGAGAGACCTCGTAAGCAACAACACAGGAACCAGCCACCTAAACCAGCAACCCCAG CTCCATTGAGTGGCCATTTGGTAATTGGCAAAGTTCTCCACCAAGGAAGAGGCTGTGCAAAAGCACAGAAATCCAAGGACCGTGAAAAGAAGGATCATTGTTCTGTTAAACAGAGAGGTGAACCATACAAGTTGAAAAGTAGTGCTGGAGTCCACGGTGGTGAAGCTGAGGGTTCTTTAGAGATTCCCTCTAGTAAACATGCTCTACAGAAGATTAGGAAATCGATGGATGATTTTCACCCTATGGAgatgctagattttgtcaaccAAGTGGCTCTGTCATCTGTGAATGTTGAACACAAGGATTTTGCAAAGGAAAAAGCAACTGCTCTTGCGTATAGGAAGGCAGTCTATGAGGAATTTGATGAGACCTATGTGCAGGCATTTGTTCGTGAGCCAGACAGACCTCATGAGCAACAAGAAGTGAACCAGCAGG CTCCATTGAGTGGCCAAATAAAAGGCTCTGAAAAATCACATGAATCCAAGAACCACGCAAATGAGGATCGCTATCTCTTTGAACAAGGCTCTGGGGAAGCAAGTAGCATAAATGCTGTTAACATGACCGCTGGGTTGCAAAGTAAAGAGTGCTTTAGATCTAAAGTGGAGGTAGGTCATGTAGGTTCGACAACTGTTTTGGGGGACTCCAGATATGATGTTGGGGATTCCACGAATGGGGTGGTTCAGATTAGGAAATCGATAGATGGATTTCACCCTATGGAGATGCTTGATTTTGTCAACCAACTGGCTCTGTCATCTGTGAATGTTGAACACGAGGATTTTGCAAAGAAAAAGGCAGCTGCTCTTGCATATAGGAAGGCAGTCTATGAGGAATTTGATGAGACCTACGCGCAGGCATTTGTTCGTGAGCCAGACAGACGGCATGAGCAACAAGAAGTGAACCAGCCACCTAAGCTAGCAACCCAGG CTCCTTTGAGTGGCCATATGGTGATTGGCAAAGTTCTTCGCCAAGGGAAAGGCTATGCGAAAGCAGAGAAATTCAAGGACCATGCAAAGAAGGATCACTGTCTCTTTAAACAGAGAGGTGAACCAAACGATTTTAAGACTAGTGCTGGAGTCCACGGTGGTGAAGTTGAGGGATCTTTCGAAACTCCCACTAGTGGACATGCTCTACTAAAGAATTAA
- the LOC141713622 gene encoding uncharacterized protein LOC141713622 → MEMLDFVNQLALSSVNVEHEDFVKKKAAALAYRKAVYEEFNETYAQAFVCEPDRPYEQQEVNQPPEPATQALLSGHMLIGKVLRQGKGYAKAQKSEDHAKKDQNLFEQRGEPSELETSAGAHDNVDTSSEQAEAVNAEVSKKGKVLVKHQQRERSARCEVSNPRQEAGVGGGVTTVNKTSSHEQQDLNQPPALLNTRAWIIKSSSESSEFISDPQFVEDHLNNLDEFRDCLFLFAPDTGDAIHYYSLNGLLEIDSLDIPERFSRMMFEFVADVDGLVCILFNGDNATILNPILQEWTVPSEIPQLPLADAVTQICYAFGKDINGDYKILRFRERLQSRKNKAREIAVFSSSTRSWYVTCQRVPNNIRHMCHGVCVVGMVYLLCTSVAAHLGEDLERSVVSAMDLSDLTSAQLDLPGLCSEEHSCIFLFSLHVNLGLVQIVKEAGRSWNRIWSLQDDSSWEVMFKFRSDDWGSIKRYLPVRNQFVMMEVGIDGNLLVYLLDANDVRHLERRLKIDLSEMDCICTCHASLVPPS, encoded by the exons ATGGAgatgctagattttgtcaaccAACTGGCTTTGTCATCTGTGAATGTTGAGCACGAGGATTTTGTAAAGAAAAAGGCTGCTGCTCTTGCGTATAGGAAGGCAGTCTATGAGGAATTCAATGAGACTTATGCGCAGGCATTTGTTTGTGAGCCAGACAGACCTTATGAGCAACAAGAAGTGAACCAACCACCTGAACCAGCAACACAGG CTCTATTGAGTGGCCATATGCTAATTGGCAAAGTTCTTCGCCAAGGGAAAGGATATGCAAAAGCACAGAAATCTGAAGACCATGCAAAGAAGGATCAGAATCTTTTTGAACAGAGAGGTGAACCTAGTGAGTTGGAAACTAGTGCTGGAGCCCATGATAATGTAGATACTTCCTCAGAGCAGGCAGAGGCAGTTAATGCTGAGGTCTCTAAAAAGGGCAAGGTTTTAGTTAAACATCAGCAGAGAGAACGTTCAGCAAGGTGTGAGGTCTCAAATCCGAGACAAGAAGCTGGTGTAGGAGGCGGTGTGACTACTGTTAATAAGACCAGTAGTCATGAGCAACAAGACCTGAACCAGCCACCAG CCTTATTGAATACGAGGGCTTGGATCATCAAATCGTCTTCGGAGTCCAGTGAGTTCATTTCTGATCCTCAATTTGTGGAGGATCATCTCAATAATCTGGATGAATTCCGTGATTGTCTGTTCCTCTTTGCTCCTGACACAGGCGATGCCATTCATTATTATTCGTTGAATGGGCTTTTGGAAATAGACAGTCTTGATATTCCTGAAAGATTTTCAAGGATGATGTTTGAATTTGTTGCTGATGTAGACGGTCTTGTGTGCATACTTTTCAACGGTGACAATGCTACTATTCTTAACCCTATTCTTCAGGAGTGGACCGTTCCATCCGAGATTCCTCAGCTTCCTCTTGCGGATGCTGTCACTCAGATTTGCTATGCCTTTGGGAAAGATATAAATGGCGATTACAAGATTTTGAGATTTCGTGAAAGACTTCAGTCTAGGAAGAACAAAGCCAGGGAAATCGCTGTTTTTTCATCTTCCACTAGATCATGGTATGTTACATGTCAGAGGGTTCCCAACAACATAAGACATATGTGTCATGGTGTGTGTGTTGTTGGCATGGTGTACCTCTTATGCACATCTGTTGCTGCTCATTTGGGGGAGGATCTTGAGAGATCAGTTGTATCTGCCATGGACTTATCGGATTTGACTAGTGCGCAACTTGATTTACCCGGGTTATGTTCAGAGGAACATTCTTGTATTTTCCTATTCTCATTGCACGTTAACCTGGGATTAGTTCAGATTGTTAAGGAAGCAGGTCGATCGTGGAATAGGATATGGTCTTTGCAAGATGATTCAAGTTGGGAGGTGATGTTCAAGTTCCGATCTGATGATTGGGGTAGCATAAAACGCTACCTACCTGTTAGGAATCAGTTCGTTATGATGGAAGTTGGGATTGATGGGAACCTGTTGGTTTATTTGTTGGATGCAAATGATGTGCGCCATTTGGAAAGAAGACTGAAGATTGATCTTAGTGAGATGGACTGCATCTGCACTTGTCACGCATCTCTTGTCCCTCCGTCTTAG